A window of the Arenibacter algicola genome harbors these coding sequences:
- a CDS encoding DUF2200 domain-containing protein, whose amino-acid sequence MTTTPEHDERIATLTFASVYPHYITKVERKGRTKEELHRVITWLTGFDDKKLQDLINAKANFKDFFAKAKLNPNAPLITGVICGYRIEEIETPLTKQVRYLDKLVDELAKGRKMEKILRQG is encoded by the coding sequence ATGACAACAACACCGGAACACGACGAACGAATCGCCACTCTGACTTTTGCCTCGGTATATCCCCATTATATCACAAAAGTGGAACGCAAGGGAAGAACTAAGGAAGAATTACACCGGGTAATAACATGGTTAACAGGCTTTGATGACAAAAAACTGCAAGACCTGATCAACGCTAAAGCGAACTTTAAGGATTTCTTTGCGAAGGCAAAATTGAACCCCAACGCCCCTCTAATAACAGGAGTAATCTGTGGCTATAGGATAGAAGAAATTGAAACTCCCTTGACAAAACAAGTAAGGTACTTGGACAAGTTGGTAGACGAATTGGCAAAAGGTCGAAAGATGGAGAAGATCTTGCGTCAAGGTTAA
- a CDS encoding YybH family protein, with protein MKPIAYIILIVLSIQVTNSQEVTIADSLEIVNKINDWNKAWKTKDVALACKWYSENADFTNAFGFNRIGKSDIQTYLGEVFGFDFVMEGNTEQTSLKLRRISDKAILAITAVERTGQKTVGNKSLGTRNTTHYRLFEKTDQWKITAHLISDARSTESEKH; from the coding sequence ATGAAACCCATAGCCTATATAATTCTAATAGTTTTGAGCATACAGGTAACAAATTCCCAAGAAGTTACTATAGCCGACAGTTTGGAAATCGTGAATAAAATAAATGACTGGAACAAAGCATGGAAAACCAAGGACGTGGCATTGGCCTGCAAATGGTATTCGGAAAATGCCGACTTTACCAACGCATTTGGGTTTAATAGAATTGGAAAATCTGATATTCAAACCTATCTGGGAGAAGTGTTCGGGTTCGACTTTGTAATGGAGGGCAATACGGAACAGACCTCCTTAAAACTCAGAAGGATATCGGACAAAGCAATTTTGGCCATTACCGCAGTTGAAAGAACAGGACAAAAAACAGTGGGTAATAAAAGTTTGGGAACTAGGAATACCACCCATTATCGCTTATTTGAAAAAACCGACCAATGGAAAATTACGGCTCATTTAATCTCTGATGCCCGGAGTACCGAATCTGAAAAACATTAG
- a CDS encoding dihydrofolate reductase family protein: MRKIISFMHISLDGFVAGLGGEMDWIKVDEEIFDHVGKRISQGDTAMYGRLTYQMMENYWPTAADKPTATKHDIEHSKWYGKVHKVVLSKTMKDSVLPSAQAAFANTSIINENLMDHINEIKQSRQGESKEILLFGSPTATHSLMKLNLIDGYWLFVNPIILGRGIPLFADIKDKTKLKLLTTKQFSCGVTELNYVVDNT, translated from the coding sequence ATGAGAAAAATAATTTCGTTTATGCACATTTCACTTGACGGTTTTGTAGCCGGACTAGGCGGAGAAATGGATTGGATTAAAGTTGATGAAGAAATATTTGACCATGTCGGTAAGCGCATAAGTCAAGGCGACACTGCAATGTATGGGCGATTAACTTATCAGATGATGGAAAATTACTGGCCTACCGCAGCGGATAAGCCAACGGCGACCAAGCACGACATTGAACATTCAAAGTGGTATGGCAAAGTTCACAAAGTAGTTTTATCAAAAACAATGAAAGACTCGGTCCTTCCTAGCGCACAGGCAGCTTTTGCCAACACTAGTATTATTAACGAAAACCTTATGGACCATATCAATGAAATAAAACAATCCCGCCAAGGCGAGAGTAAGGAAATCTTGCTTTTTGGCAGCCCCACTGCAACACATTCCCTTATGAAACTAAACCTAATTGACGGCTACTGGCTATTTGTCAATCCAATTATTCTTGGGCGGGGCATTCCATTGTTTGCCGACATCAAAGACAAAACAAAACTAAAACTATTGACAACCAAACAATTTAGTTGCGGGGTAACCGAACTGAATTATGTAGTGGACAATACATAG
- a CDS encoding IS91 family transposase: protein MSRATYEVAQVLERNREQLAGLCANSWQSRTLHALRKCRTAVLGGHIDRCDNPGCHKLHLSYNSCRNRHCPKCQGHKREQWIRAREAELLNVPYFHMVFTLPSQLNRVCLYSPKTIYGLLFGTAWQVIKGFSSNPKFLGADPGMVAILHTWGQNLSLHPHLHCIVPGGGTTRSGKWKSARNKGKYLFPVKAMSKVFRARFVASLRKEFPPQPTAFYENLFKHNWVIYCKRPFLGPAQVVEYLGRYTHKIAISDHRIKSLDNNNVTFTVKDYRHGGRISLLRLTDAEFVRRFALHILPKGFVRIRHYGILSSSRKKALLPLLQQVLGGPVPNGRPPLKHCRCPYCQIGIMVTVAVFDSRGPPKAWSDRLKNSAPRRTPETA, encoded by the coding sequence GTGTCACGCGCCACTTACGAAGTGGCCCAGGTATTGGAACGCAACAGGGAACAGCTCGCCGGCCTTTGTGCCAATAGCTGGCAGTCAAGGACCCTGCACGCCCTGCGCAAATGCCGCACCGCAGTATTGGGCGGGCATATAGACCGTTGCGACAACCCTGGCTGCCATAAGCTGCACCTTAGCTACAACAGTTGCCGGAACCGTCATTGCCCCAAGTGCCAGGGGCATAAAAGGGAACAATGGATAAGGGCAAGGGAGGCCGAACTGCTGAACGTGCCGTATTTCCATATGGTCTTTACCCTTCCTTCGCAGCTTAACAGGGTATGCCTTTATAGCCCCAAAACGATCTATGGCCTTTTGTTCGGGACGGCCTGGCAGGTAATCAAAGGCTTTTCATCCAATCCCAAGTTTTTGGGGGCCGACCCGGGAATGGTCGCCATCCTGCACACCTGGGGCCAAAATCTGTCCCTTCACCCGCATCTGCATTGCATTGTTCCCGGAGGAGGGACCACAAGGTCGGGCAAATGGAAATCCGCTAGGAACAAAGGAAAGTATTTGTTTCCTGTAAAGGCAATGAGCAAGGTTTTTAGAGCTCGTTTTGTAGCATCCCTTCGCAAGGAATTTCCACCACAACCCACGGCCTTCTACGAAAACCTGTTCAAGCACAATTGGGTAATTTATTGCAAACGTCCATTTTTAGGTCCGGCACAAGTAGTAGAATATCTTGGCCGCTATACCCACAAGATTGCCATCAGTGACCACCGTATAAAGAGCCTAGATAATAATAACGTCACTTTTACCGTCAAGGATTACCGGCATGGGGGAAGGATATCCTTACTGCGATTAACCGATGCCGAATTCGTCCGCAGGTTCGCTCTGCACATCCTGCCCAAGGGGTTCGTGCGTATACGCCATTATGGGATCCTGAGCAGTTCCAGGAAGAAGGCACTGCTTCCTTTGCTGCAACAGGTCCTGGGCGGTCCCGTGCCCAATGGACGGCCTCCCTTGAAACATTGCCGATGTCCTTACTGCCAGATCGGGATTATGGTGACCGTAGCGGTATTCGACAGCCGTGGCCCGCCCAAAGCATGGTCCGATCGACTGAAAAATAGCGCCCCAAGAAGAACGCCCGAAACAGCGTAA
- a CDS encoding tyrosine-type recombinase/integrase, which yields MKEMRVILPSIERPKKLPVVLGHNEVRQLLKAPKLLKHRLVLAMLYGCGLRSFELCNLQLKDLDLERKMLHVRQGKGRKDRYVPLCAMQVRGLRKYIRAERPVTWCFNGNDREGNPVALSTTGVRWIVREARKHSGIQKEVTTHSLRHSYATHLLEMGLDIISVKDLLGHADIQTTLAYLHVAQLGRQRPFSPLERLYNL from the coding sequence ATGAAGGAGATGCGGGTCATATTGCCTTCTATAGAACGGCCCAAGAAGCTACCGGTAGTATTAGGCCATAACGAGGTAAGGCAGCTTCTAAAGGCCCCAAAACTTCTCAAACACCGTTTGGTACTGGCCATGCTCTATGGCTGTGGCCTTCGCAGCTTTGAACTCTGCAACCTCCAGCTGAAGGACCTGGACCTTGAGAGAAAGATGCTGCACGTACGCCAGGGCAAGGGGAGGAAGGACCGCTATGTCCCATTGTGCGCGATGCAGGTCCGGGGCCTAAGGAAGTACATCAGGGCGGAAAGGCCCGTCACCTGGTGCTTTAACGGCAATGACAGGGAAGGCAATCCCGTTGCACTGTCCACCACGGGAGTGCGATGGATCGTTCGCGAGGCACGCAAACACAGCGGTATCCAAAAAGAGGTCACCACCCATAGCCTGCGGCATAGCTATGCGACCCATCTTTTGGAAATGGGTCTGGACATCATCAGCGTAAAGGACCTGTTGGGGCACGCCGATATCCAGACCACGCTTGCCTACCTGCATGTGGCACAACTGGGCAGACAAAGGCCGTTCAGCCCGTTGGAGCGGCTTTATAATCTGTAA
- a CDS encoding amidohydrolase family protein, translating into MKNSTLLALLLLICHTSFSQEKEEPKKDKWDVNTPALPFKNVSITTNEGSWISLDVSPDGSQIVFDMLGDIYTMPISGGTATLIRGGHAFEVQPRYSPDGKHISFTSDAGGGDNIWVMNTDGSDAEQITKEDFRLVNNAVWSVDGNYIFCRKHFTSGRSLGAGEIWMYHKSGGKGIQLTKKKNDQQDVGEPWASPDGKYVYYSEDVYPGGEFQYNKDPNSQIYVINRYNLEDGEIERVTGGPGGAIRPVISHKGDVMAFVKRVREKTVLYLHDLKTGREWPIYDQLSKDQQEAWAIFGPYTGFNFTPDDSSIVIWAQGKIKKIDINSLDAADIPFEATAEHKIVNALKFKNDAAPDTFTPKAIRNAVTSPDGKTLIFNAAGYLWKKSLPNGTPARLTTGTDLEYEPAFSKDGKYLVYVTWNDEHMGAIHRLDLTNSKSSPVKLTTEKAIYREPNFSPINNDQIVYREEDGNQHQGYVHTKEHGIYLIEVSESRRSGISSTKKLVVKEGEFPSFNKDATRIYYQTGGYLFGKLTKTLKSVNLDGKEPRELVKSKYAQRLIPSLDDNWVAFTNLYKVYIAAMPKTGNTIELDGKATNVPVAQVARDAGISLHWSSKSEKLNWTLGDTYFNTAINQRFSFLEGAPDSIPAMDTLGLKIDLSLTSDKPKGRIALKGARLITMNNDKVIENGTIIIQGNKITDLGSSDVVNIPADAKILDVSGKTIMPGIVDAHAHLSHFRFGLSAQKHWPYYANLAYGVTTAHDPSANTEMVFSQSEMVKAGTMVGPRIFSTGVILYGADGDFKATVNNLEDARSAILRTKAFGAFSVKSYNQPRRDQRQQIIKAAYEKQIEVVPEGGSTFFHNMSMILDGHTGIEHNIPVAPIYDDVLQLWSASETAYTPTLIVNYGGLNGEYFWYQTTNVWENEKLLKYTPRSVIDARSRHRTMAPIKEYENGHILVAQATKKLADAGVKINLGAHGQLQGLGAHWELWMLAQGGMSNMEALKAATINGASYLGMEEQLGSLEEGKLADLIVLDKNPLEDIQNSNSVKYTMINGRLYDTETMNEVGNYNKPRSPFYWEMSDYAPAFDWHGETHTGCSCEVGN; encoded by the coding sequence ATGAAAAACAGCACCCTATTAGCCCTTCTATTACTTATTTGCCACACCTCCTTTTCACAGGAAAAAGAAGAACCCAAAAAAGACAAATGGGATGTAAACACCCCTGCCCTGCCCTTTAAAAATGTATCCATTACTACCAATGAGGGCTCTTGGATAAGTCTGGACGTAAGTCCGGACGGGAGTCAGATCGTTTTTGATATGCTTGGCGATATTTATACCATGCCCATCAGCGGAGGCACTGCCACTTTAATCAGGGGCGGCCATGCCTTTGAAGTACAGCCAAGGTACAGCCCAGACGGCAAACACATCAGCTTTACCAGTGATGCCGGTGGGGGCGATAATATTTGGGTGATGAACACAGACGGTTCCGATGCCGAACAGATAACCAAAGAAGACTTTAGATTGGTAAACAATGCGGTCTGGTCCGTGGATGGGAACTATATTTTTTGCAGAAAACATTTTACCTCGGGACGTTCTCTAGGTGCCGGTGAAATATGGATGTACCATAAAAGCGGAGGAAAGGGCATTCAGCTTACCAAAAAGAAAAACGATCAACAGGATGTTGGGGAGCCTTGGGCTTCGCCAGATGGCAAATATGTATATTATAGCGAAGACGTTTATCCAGGTGGGGAATTTCAGTACAACAAAGACCCCAATAGCCAGATATATGTCATAAACCGTTATAATCTGGAAGATGGGGAAATAGAAAGGGTTACCGGTGGACCTGGAGGTGCCATACGCCCTGTAATTTCACATAAGGGAGATGTAATGGCCTTTGTAAAAAGAGTAAGGGAAAAAACAGTACTCTACCTGCACGACCTTAAAACCGGGAGGGAATGGCCTATTTACGATCAACTCAGCAAAGACCAACAAGAAGCATGGGCCATTTTTGGACCATATACAGGATTCAATTTTACCCCAGATGATAGCTCCATCGTTATCTGGGCCCAAGGAAAAATCAAAAAAATTGACATCAATTCTTTGGACGCTGCCGATATTCCCTTTGAGGCCACGGCAGAACACAAGATTGTGAATGCCCTAAAATTTAAAAACGATGCCGCACCGGATACCTTTACCCCAAAGGCTATCCGAAATGCCGTAACCTCCCCCGATGGGAAAACACTTATATTCAACGCGGCAGGTTACCTGTGGAAAAAATCACTTCCCAATGGTACCCCTGCCCGACTCACCACCGGAACGGATCTGGAATATGAACCCGCATTTTCAAAAGACGGCAAATACCTGGTGTATGTAACTTGGAACGATGAGCATATGGGAGCCATCCATAGGTTGGATCTAACAAATAGCAAAAGCAGCCCTGTAAAATTGACTACTGAAAAAGCCATTTATAGGGAGCCTAACTTTTCCCCCATAAACAATGACCAAATTGTATACCGCGAAGAAGATGGCAATCAGCATCAGGGCTATGTACATACAAAAGAGCATGGAATCTATCTTATTGAAGTAAGTGAATCCAGAAGATCTGGCATTAGCTCCACTAAAAAATTAGTGGTAAAAGAGGGCGAATTTCCGTCTTTCAATAAAGATGCTACTAGGATCTATTACCAAACTGGGGGGTATCTTTTTGGAAAACTGACCAAAACCCTAAAATCGGTCAACCTAGACGGCAAGGAGCCCCGAGAACTGGTAAAATCAAAATATGCCCAACGCCTTATCCCCAGTCTGGACGACAATTGGGTGGCTTTTACCAATTTGTACAAAGTATATATTGCAGCAATGCCCAAGACAGGGAATACCATTGAATTGGATGGGAAGGCCACCAATGTTCCAGTTGCGCAGGTAGCACGCGATGCAGGTATTAGCCTACATTGGTCTTCCAAAAGCGAAAAACTAAATTGGACCTTGGGCGATACCTATTTTAATACCGCCATCAATCAACGATTTAGCTTTTTGGAAGGTGCTCCTGATAGTATTCCGGCAATGGACACTCTAGGCCTTAAAATCGACCTAAGCCTAACATCGGACAAACCCAAGGGTAGAATTGCCCTAAAAGGTGCTAGGCTCATTACCATGAACAATGATAAAGTTATAGAGAACGGTACCATCATTATCCAAGGCAATAAAATTACTGACCTGGGTTCCAGCGATGTGGTCAACATCCCCGCCGATGCCAAAATTTTGGATGTTAGCGGTAAAACCATAATGCCAGGAATAGTGGATGCGCATGCACATCTTAGTCATTTTAGATTTGGCCTGAGTGCCCAAAAACACTGGCCCTATTATGCCAATTTGGCCTATGGGGTAACCACGGCCCACGACCCTTCTGCCAATACCGAAATGGTATTCTCCCAATCGGAAATGGTAAAGGCCGGCACCATGGTGGGGCCAAGAATATTCTCTACCGGGGTAATTCTATATGGAGCAGATGGCGACTTTAAGGCAACGGTAAACAATTTGGAGGATGCAAGATCGGCCATTCTTAGAACCAAAGCTTTTGGCGCTTTTTCGGTAAAAAGCTACAATCAGCCCAGACGGGACCAAAGACAGCAGATTATTAAGGCGGCCTATGAGAAGCAGATAGAAGTAGTGCCGGAAGGCGGGTCAACCTTCTTTCACAATATGTCAATGATTTTGGACGGACACACAGGTATAGAACACAATATACCGGTAGCACCCATTTATGATGATGTACTGCAATTATGGTCGGCCAGCGAAACGGCCTACACCCCCACCCTGATCGTTAATTACGGCGGATTGAACGGGGAGTACTTTTGGTACCAGACTACCAATGTATGGGAAAATGAGAAGCTTTTAAAGTACACCCCAAGAAGCGTTATAGATGCACGCTCCAGACATCGTACCATGGCACCAATAAAAGAATATGAAAACGGTCACATTCTGGTTGCACAAGCTACCAAAAAATTGGCCGATGCCGGAGTAAAAATAAACCTCGGCGCCCATGGCCAATTGCAAGGTCTTGGCGCACATTGGGAACTTTGGATGTTGGCCCAAGGGGGAATGAGCAATATGGAAGCTTTGAAAGCAGCCACTATTAATGGGGCCTCCTATCTGGGAATGGAGGAGCAACTGGGTTCCTTGGAAGAAGGAAAGTTGGCCGACCTTATCGTTTTGGACAAAAATCCTTTGGAGGATATTCAGAATTCCAACTCGGTTAAATACACCATGATCAACGGACGCTTATACGATACTGAGACCATGAACGAGGTAGGAAACTATAACAAGCCTAGAAGCCCTTTCTATTGGGAGATGAGCGACTACGCCCCTGCTTTTGATTGGCATGGGGAAACACATACTGGATGTTCTTGTGAGGTAGGAAACTGA
- a CDS encoding (2Fe-2S)-binding protein — MATFQLDINNSKHKVEVNEGTSLLWVLREHLGLTGTKYSCGIGQCGACMVHIDNQPVRACLLQVDNYADGQKIKTIEGLSQNGDHPLQKAWIEAQAPQCGYCQSGQIMQAVGLLETNPNPTREEIKAHMNGILCRCGTYLRIIKAIELAAKTPTSIEK; from the coding sequence ATGGCTACCTTTCAACTAGATATTAATAATTCTAAACATAAAGTAGAAGTTAACGAAGGTACTTCCCTACTCTGGGTCTTGCGGGAACATTTAGGCCTTACTGGCACTAAATACAGTTGTGGCATAGGTCAATGTGGGGCCTGTATGGTGCATATCGACAATCAGCCTGTCCGGGCCTGTCTTCTTCAAGTGGACAATTATGCGGACGGACAAAAAATTAAGACCATAGAAGGTTTGTCCCAAAATGGGGATCATCCACTACAAAAGGCATGGATCGAAGCCCAGGCACCACAATGCGGCTATTGCCAGTCTGGACAGATCATGCAAGCCGTAGGCCTTTTGGAAACCAATCCCAATCCCACGAGGGAGGAAATAAAAGCCCATATGAACGGTATCCTTTGCCGTTGCGGTACCTACCTACGCATAATTAAGGCTATTGAACTCGCCGCGAAAACTCCAACATCCATTGAAAAATAA
- a CDS encoding xanthine dehydrogenase family protein molybdopterin-binding subunit codes for MIPIKTDISRRKFLKSSSGVALFIGVAGILPQLISCKDPNKIKKQLAQQPITAWVKLSEDGLITIYNPAAEMGQGSMTSLPLIFAEEMDADWSMVKVEFSPQESETYGSPGWAPGSKLMFTVGSRTTNSYYNVMRKAGAQARYVLMNSAAKHWEVPISELTTSNSHVHHGKTNQKISYGDLVPFLEMPETLPDYSEAQLKNPKEFQLIGKDIPRTEIPAKVDGSAIFAIDIRLPEMIYGVLERGKLHGSKPSLTNEAEILAMEGVLRIIPLDYAIGIVAKTLEQALNAKQSLKIDWSESKASGHNSQEVYATYEKIASQNEKGKVIIEIGDVAKARRTAAKTYEVDYKNDYVYHAQMEPLNAVVQVAEDGGSAEVWVGSQQGTDTKLGVPKILGIAPEKVNVHLQYLGGGFGRRSMNDFVEECTILAKEMAPLPVKLIWTREDDVTYGAFRPLSLQRLTASTDAEGNITAFSHSVVGDGGNLVASAVANDHYDIPNQFAEWREASNGIRLKHWRAVGHGPNKFAIESMLDEIAWKQGTDPLELRRKLMAKAPRALATLEKAAEISHWSKPSEEGRAKGMAFVEHGSLGTGVCEISVDRSTGIIKVHHFWIALDAGVVVQPDNVKAQMEGGIIMGMSSVLKEQITIVDGQVQQSNYHDYQLLRIQDIPDSIETVILESSEIPEGVGETATPMVACAIANAFLKLTGKPLRHLPFSPERVLQALNS; via the coding sequence ATGATCCCAATAAAAACCGATATCAGTAGAAGGAAGTTTCTAAAATCATCCTCCGGGGTAGCCCTCTTCATTGGAGTAGCTGGTATCCTGCCGCAGTTGATATCCTGCAAAGACCCCAATAAAATTAAAAAACAACTAGCCCAACAGCCCATTACAGCCTGGGTGAAATTGTCCGAGGATGGTCTAATCACCATTTATAATCCGGCCGCCGAAATGGGGCAGGGATCCATGACCTCCTTACCACTTATTTTTGCCGAAGAGATGGATGCGGACTGGTCTATGGTTAAGGTGGAATTTTCACCCCAGGAATCGGAGACCTACGGTTCCCCGGGATGGGCCCCTGGAAGTAAGCTCATGTTTACGGTAGGCAGCAGAACAACTAATAGTTACTACAATGTAATGCGAAAAGCAGGCGCCCAGGCCCGCTATGTCTTAATGAACAGTGCCGCCAAACATTGGGAAGTGCCGATTTCGGAGCTAACAACATCCAATAGTCATGTGCATCACGGTAAGACAAATCAAAAAATCAGTTACGGAGACTTGGTGCCCTTTTTGGAAATGCCCGAGACCCTGCCCGACTACAGCGAAGCACAATTAAAAAATCCCAAGGAATTCCAGCTGATCGGAAAAGACATTCCCCGTACGGAAATCCCTGCCAAAGTGGATGGCAGTGCCATATTTGCGATAGACATCCGTCTGCCAGAAATGATTTATGGCGTTTTGGAAAGAGGTAAACTACACGGTTCCAAACCCAGCCTGACCAATGAAGCCGAGATCCTCGCCATGGAGGGGGTTTTAAGAATAATCCCCTTGGATTATGCCATTGGAATTGTGGCCAAGACCCTGGAACAGGCCTTGAATGCAAAACAAAGCCTAAAAATAGATTGGAGCGAGTCCAAGGCAAGCGGACACAATTCCCAAGAAGTATACGCTACCTATGAAAAAATAGCCTCACAAAATGAAAAAGGCAAGGTGATCATCGAGATTGGGGATGTTGCCAAGGCCAGAAGAACCGCCGCCAAAACTTATGAGGTGGACTATAAGAACGATTATGTATACCACGCCCAAATGGAACCTCTGAATGCAGTAGTGCAGGTTGCCGAAGATGGTGGCAGTGCCGAAGTTTGGGTAGGCAGCCAACAAGGGACGGATACCAAGTTGGGAGTACCTAAAATCCTGGGTATTGCCCCGGAAAAGGTAAACGTACACCTACAATATTTGGGAGGTGGATTTGGGAGAAGAAGCATGAACGATTTTGTAGAGGAATGTACCATACTCGCAAAAGAAATGGCACCACTTCCGGTAAAACTTATTTGGACCAGGGAGGACGATGTTACCTATGGGGCATTCCGGCCGCTTTCCCTACAACGACTAACGGCCAGCACAGATGCTGAAGGGAATATTACTGCGTTTTCGCACTCTGTGGTAGGGGACGGTGGAAACCTAGTGGCCAGTGCCGTGGCCAATGATCATTATGACATCCCCAACCAATTTGCGGAATGGCGGGAAGCCTCCAATGGCATTCGCCTAAAACATTGGCGTGCCGTGGGCCATGGCCCCAATAAGTTTGCCATTGAATCTATGCTGGATGAAATTGCCTGGAAGCAGGGCACAGATCCTTTGGAGCTTAGAAGAAAGTTAATGGCAAAAGCCCCTAGGGCATTGGCTACCTTAGAAAAGGCAGCTGAAATCTCCCATTGGAGCAAGCCTTCAGAGGAGGGCAGGGCCAAAGGCATGGCATTTGTAGAACATGGATCTTTGGGAACGGGGGTCTGTGAAATATCTGTGGACCGTAGTACTGGCATTATCAAAGTGCATCATTTTTGGATCGCCTTGGATGCTGGGGTGGTGGTACAGCCAGACAATGTAAAAGCCCAAATGGAAGGCGGCATCATCATGGGCATGAGCAGCGTGCTCAAAGAACAAATTACCATCGTGGATGGCCAAGTGCAACAATCCAATTACCACGATTACCAACTACTTAGGATTCAGGACATCCCTGATAGTATTGAAACTGTAATTCTAGAATCCTCTGAAATCCCAGAAGGGGTAGGCGAAACGGCTACACCTATGGTGGCCTGTGCCATAGCCAATGCCTTTCTGAAATTGACAGGGAAACCCCTACGCCACCTACCTTTCTCCCCAGAGCGTGTACTTCAAGCCTTGAACAGTTAA